The proteins below are encoded in one region of Alistipes communis:
- a CDS encoding RNA polymerase sigma-70 factor yields the protein MYYKEKGRVGSNQTDIRFLGDDFNRYYQRCVLFAKSYTYDSAQAECMAAEAMAVLWEKMAAGEQVEFVLPFLFSVIRNKALHYLRRESLKYQIHGSVGSDASREIQFRINTLEACDPHALYAEDVQTILHKSLDALGRQTRRVFMLSRFEGMSNRQIAQELGISEKSVEYHVTKALKQLRTDLKDYLPLIYLFLGI from the coding sequence TTGTATTATAAAGAAAAAGGCCGCGTGGGTTCAAATCAAACTGACATACGATTTTTGGGCGACGACTTCAACCGTTATTACCAAAGGTGTGTCTTGTTTGCGAAATCTTATACTTATGATTCTGCCCAGGCTGAATGTATGGCCGCTGAAGCCATGGCCGTTCTGTGGGAAAAGATGGCTGCCGGTGAACAGGTCGAGTTCGTGCTTCCGTTTTTGTTTTCGGTCATCCGCAACAAAGCGCTTCACTATTTGAGGCGCGAGAGCCTGAAATATCAGATACACGGAAGCGTCGGATCGGATGCTTCCCGGGAAATACAGTTCCGAATCAATACGCTCGAAGCATGCGACCCGCATGCGCTTTATGCCGAGGATGTGCAAACCATTCTGCACAAATCGCTGGATGCGCTGGGAAGGCAGACCCGCCGCGTTTTCATGCTCAGCCGGTTCGAGGGAATGTCTAACCGGCAGATAGCTCAGGAACTCGGCATCAGCGAAAAGAGCGTGGAGTACCATGTTACCAAGGCGCTGAAACAACTTCGCACCGA